TGTAGACTTGACAATGTTATACACAAACTGTAAACAAGACTTGACAATGTTATGGTGAACTATTTCAGATGATATtataaccaaaatggtcaattgtaACAAAAAGACATAAACAAGTGCctcatttagcatgtttagtgatttgaagtttttaaaattgaaaataaaatgtacagTAAAAGTAAGAATTACTTTAGAAGTGagaattttcaatatatattgaaTTGTCAGACTCATTGGAGGTGAATTATGAATGAAACTGAGTGTCCCAACAACAAAACACTTTACTCCTTCACTGTATCCCTGTCCTCATTCTACAACTCCAGTTTTAGTCATCATATGATCTCCTATACTGCTTTAGTTGcttttgttttggctttcaatttggaatatatttaaactttaaatgaTTGTTATAATTTTAGGTATATACAATCAGTCTTCAACAACTACATTTGCATATACCGAATGAGTCCCTTCCTCAACATCTTGGAGGAGCAATAATGAACAGTCATCCTGCTTGGATGCAAATATGTTACAAAGTATCAACAAAGCAAAGCGTTGACCTTGACACTTACTTCTTCCCATGTAGGAATACTAGGCAAGGATCTGTGTCACAAAGAAGCTTATCTAGTGAAATTTCAGACTGCATGATTATTAGTGATATTGAATCTGAAGAATCCAAGGAAACAATTAGTGAAAAACATAGTTCTGAGGAAAAGGAAAAGGAAGAAAAGATGATCATAGATCAAGAAAAAGAAGTCACAGTGGAAAAACATGACACTTGCGCAAATGGCAGTATAAAACGCAGACATGATTCAGATGTCAATAATGCAGACGACAACAAGCAGCAGAACAGCAATTGCAATGACAATATAAATGAAGATGAATCTGATATCCCACCGAAAAAAAGACCTTCGTCAACAAGTACAAATATTATTGAAGATACTAATCATATGAATGAAGTTACAGGAATGACTGTTGAACAACTTGTTAAACACTTGAAGAAAACAAGAAGAAAAGGACTGTATACTGAGTATGCACATATAAAGATGGAACCACCAAGTGGAACATTTAATATATCAAAGTAGGTATTATCCTTAAACATGGAACCACCAAGTGGaacattttatatatcaaagtagGTATTATCCTTAAAGGggtactagctgtcaaattcatgttcaccgatatTAAtctaattctcatatttgatttataacaatgtaagacatttatccaaactattaaaactCTAAAAAAACAATTCACAGGGCACAGGCATGAAAATATGTAGCTTTGTTTCGTGTGTACCTTAGCCTAGATACCCTCTAATTAATTATCGAGTGGACCTCTAAAGTCATCTGATGATCATATAAAcgtgtaaacataaatatagatataaatagattaagcaaacttgtgctgtttgattattttaaatcaatctaatttcatattatagttgaaaaataaatgtttatcatcgttttaacCTGTATAAGAATCATTTTTATGGATACCAGGAtaaaaatgatttacctttgtttcactttcaatgttcacattcttttcctttaaataacttcaCACATACAATTcatgtgttatccatctcaagctaaggggttaaattgaagctAAAAGCAAACTATTACTTCACTATTTagatttcattaatgattgagcaaaaaaaataatatatttgattttttaaatatctcgtagctagtgcccctttaaaaatgattaatataacttttactagtagtacccctgactgactaTGACAGGATTTTTTGCTTTAATAGACAaatgaaatgttatttaaaagtcaaaggtgaataatttgtttacattttcatgaaCATGGACTGAGTATATATTTCAACCGTCTtgtcataaatttaaaaataaaatacaaagtacaagtgacaaatacaaaaaaatgttagCAATTGGAATGATATTTAACCTATTCTTCAAATGTATACAAGTTAAAATGTGTACATTCATGAAAGTTAAAAATTTAGAAaggttgttgttattttgttaacTTTGTAATGGTAAGTCATATTGTAGTAGCAGTTCGAAGTAACTTTCACTAGTATATTTAGAAGTCACTGTTCATCCAGGCTTTTTATACCTCTAATGGGGGAAGTGCTAAAAGATATATTTCATGGTTATGTATAtacattgtttactttttttatatttcagagcGAAATACAACTTGCCAAAGAACAGATACTCTGATGTATTATGTTACGACCATTCTCGAGTCAAACTACCCGCCATTGTTGAGGGTGATCCTTCTTCAGATTATATCAATGCTAACTATGTTGGTGGTTACAAACAGGACAGTGCATATATATCAACACAAGGTTTGTTCATGAATGAGTAATTCATGCTTTGAAATATTTACTCTTGTCATTTTATATACCTTAAAGATAATCGATTTTCTATTGTAATTTGATTTCCATTACAAGTAACAAAATTCAGTGATATTTAAAAATAGTTGTTTGGACGTTGCTATATCAAAAAGAAGTAGTCCTGGGATTAGAGCCAAAGGGACAGAATCTCAAAAACATTAATGAGACATCAACCCaatgtaacaaaacaaaacaacacatagaAGTTGATATACAATCTTCAACACAAGTGTCTAAAAAATATGTTTAGTTTTGAATTGctggatgttcagtaaagttgtGTATAAAATAAACAGACCCTTAAAAATATGACatcaaattcaaaattcataataGACAAAACTTTCAGGTATAGCAGAAGGACCAAATATACATCTAAAGCAGACTAATGAACACATGGGGAAAAGAGACAAGACCTGTTTGAAAATGGACTTGTGacaaaaaatttatatttcaattacactaattatgatttaaatattttgtaggaCCTTTACCCAAGACATTTGGAGATTTCTGGAGAATGATATGGCATTGTCATGTGATGGTTATTGTCATGACAACAAGGTATGTTTTTTGAAATACCaatcaaacaataataatgtttCATGTAGAGCACATGTTTCCTAAAGTAGTAATGTTCAGTAacttgataatcatgataatgttcattgtaattttttcaaagctGTTTAAAAATATGAATCAAGAGGTACTTTACAAGGAGTAAATAATTTCTGTTGAAACtaatgtattgttaaaaaaaaatgtttttatgaatGCATCAGTTTTTGGCAAAAGAAAACACTTCAACACTTACAAgttgaaaaattcaaatattaagaCCAATTGTACAATTTTGTATATATGCACTACTGCATGATTCTGTCTAAATCAACTATATCATTGAGctaatatatttgttatttaatttaatatttattaataaacttggtaaataaagataCTTTTATTAATGTAATGAAAGTTTGTTGAATATACACAGCGGCAGACAGCCTTCTTTTTCACACTTTTGATTAAATCTTTATAAATTCAGTATTTCAATGttaaaacatgaacaaaattgTGCTTATAATTTTGTAGATTTGACATTTTCATTTCAAGGACTTAGCTAACTTAAAGATTTTGATTGTAAGGAGTTGGATTTTAAGAACATTTATGGGGTATGtgatttgcttattgttgaaggctgtacggtgacctattgcttttaatttctgtgtcgtttagTCTCTTGTTGAAAGttatctcattgtcaatcatgttacatcttctcttttatatttGGCTTCATGTCTTGTCCAAAAAATGGGGATTGAAAAAATAGTTCCAATTTAATGTATTTTATATGTGTATCTACAGGGTAGTAGAAAGAGGAAGAATGAAGTGTGGTCAATACTGGCCAATGGAAGAGGAATCCGAGGAACAGATAGAGGAATTTATAGTCATCAACACTGGAATAGAACAACACCATGATTACACAGTTACTGGACTTTTCCTACACAATACCAAAGTATGTAAATATATTCAGGAAATTCTGAGTTTGGaatgagaaaaatatttcatgtTAGACATTGTTTAGTTTGATGCTTAATTTTGCAAATGAAATTCAGCTTTATGTCATCAGTTCagagtttctaaatattttgacttttacaAATGTCTTGAAATTTGGTATGTTTAATTTGGAAACACTCAACTATCAAAACATCTTTAGTTTTAGATTGTATTGTTCACTttcaatttgatagttttaattcaGATGATATGGAAGATTTtccttattaaaataaaacataattttatctAAAGTTGGCTTTAAAAAAGCATGCTCATCACaatttttcaagttttcaagGAATGTTTTACTTTGCTTCCTCTGTACTGGATCCAAATCTCTTTACAAATCACACATTTTAATAGTTACTTTTATTTAGACATGCTTTTAGAAACTCTATTTTATGTCTGTAATTTTTTCTTTCAGTCTGGAGAATCTCGTCATTTGACACATATACAGTTTACAAGCTGGCCTGATTATGGAGTTCCAAGAACAGGAACAGCTTTTCTTGACTTTTTGTTCCGAGTTAGAAGTTGCCAAGCCGATGCCACTAAACGACTTGGTTCATCTTGGAAAGGTCATGCACTTGGCCCACCGATTGTTGTTCATTGTAGTGCTGGCATTGGTAGAACAGGTGAGCTTCACATATACCCCAGTGATTTACTGGTTTACATCTTTACGTCCCATTAAATTCTGAAACTATTATAAAGCTTTATTTTAGCATACTATTCTGTGTGAAACAGTTTTAAATTACACCCTCAACATTGTCAACAACTTACTGTATACTGGAATGTTCATGGCATTTTCATTAGAAACTAAAGATTTTAGGAACTATGGATAATTTCCACCAAACATGTTGAATTGACAATGTTCCAAATTATGGCACTTAAATTGTTTCTGTTTATGCATTCACAGTCATATATTAACagtaattctttaaatttgaagattGCTAGTTAAATGATTTTTCAACTTATTCTAAAAACGGAAATTATTTTACTAAATAacgtttaaatatttattatgtttatttatgtaccATAATGTGATATTTCACTAAAATATCTAAATTGACAATGATCTTTTTCAGGAACATTTATGACAATAGATATATCACTACGCCAATTAGAAGACACACATAAAGTAGATATTAAAGAGACAGTGAGAAGGATTCGTTCACAGCGAGCCTTTGCCATACAGATGCCAGATCAGTATGTATTTTGTCATCTGGGCATTGTGGAGCATGCTTTAAGGCAAGGTGACATTGAGGATCTAGATCTGGCTGGCTTTGATGATAGTGATAGCGAAAGTGATGAAATTTGACATCGTTTATATAGCTTTACCTCATGATCAACTGTCTATATGTTgttcttattttgatatataagATGTTGCTTACTAAGCTACCTCTAAATTGAGGTCACCTGTCCTATACTGACCAATCAGACATGTCTGTAATATCTGGAGATATTCTCAGAAAAAACTTATAATTAAGGGACTTTGCAAGGTGGATATTATCATCTGCTTCTAATTTTTGATAGGTCACATGAAAATCTAATGAATGCCAAGTCATGTTCAGATGAcctataaagttttttttctgtttttttttaacattgattgTAAACTCTtaatacaaattgataaaatacaTTCACACATAATATTAGGTAGATAAAACTATAGAAAACACTGACTCAAAATGTTAGTGTCTCTCAGTAATTAGATGCATTCAattaacaattttgtgaaaatattttattgacttGCTAGAGTTAATTCCCCTGTTAATAAAATAGACCTCATTTATTTTGAAGACATGTGTCCATCAAAAGAACACTATCTCAACCTTTTTTGGGGGTGGATTAGTAAGGGTTTATAAGATTATGACttgttttttcaaaaaatattaaaaacacaaTGTTCCATGCCTTTTCATACTGGTGTAAAATGTACAGTGCCattaaatatgtttgttatgaaAACTTCTAAGCTTAAACATAGACATCAATTTTGACTAAAATTCTTGAATTGTTTTCACACATTTCAATATAACCCACTTTTATCACTGCATCCTAATTATAACTAGTAACATGTGTACAGAATGACacaaaataaactttaattttctaGAACAATTTTAATAGACAAAAGTATAACTTCTCTTGCTTAttagattaatatataaatatgtatacatataattatattaatccTATTGTGTTACACGTGAGAAAGTGTAATTCTACAGAACAAAATCCACACTTTTTTCATGAAAAGTAGATGATTCTATTGATCtgtccatttttatttttcattatatgtgGAATGTTTTACTATCATACACTTTTAATATGGTATGGAGGTACTGTGCAGTTGATGTTGTGTTATTGGAATCACATAGTTATTTATATTACTATTATTAAGAACTCAACATTAACTTGCATGTTTTCTGTGAATTATTTGGGcatatttcaaaaatagaaattaaagaatGCAGATTCCACCTGATTCTGACAGAAGAGAAAATAAgggaaagttattttttttaacatttatttgtgaaGCAAAAGTGTTTTGCGatgtgtttatttgtttgtctgtttgtaacTGCTTCTCAACCATTGACTTGGTTTCAATGTACTGTCAGATTGTTCTCagtagttttttatttttgtccTGAATGAATAGGGAAGTTTTAAGTTGTTACAAAAATGGTTCTAAAATAAGTACCATACATTgattttgaaggttttttttctttctttctattttatttgtatgaaacatacatgtacacatgatacagtcaaaTGTCATTATTTGTACATAAAGTCAAtttgaaaagtatataaaaaaataatatttcagatataatttaattattaaatggtcaactactttatcatgtttatttatactTATGAAAATGAATTTTCTCCTTAAACCAATCTATCAACTTTTCATAGTATGCATAAAGCTTCTTTTTTCTAGTCAGAATTTCAATATTTAAGCATTGCATGAATGAAGCAGAATTCAGGAGAATGCATGTCAAAACTCAAAAGTttgcatatctttttttttacatgacatAGAATTTGAAAGCATGTTATGACTAAACATGTCATGTCTGGATTCTGTATTCTTAATATatgataagaaaaataaatgtaaaaatatacaaaaacaaagaaGAAATAACACCACTTAAATTTATAATAAGATTCATGTATTTAGATTGTTCCAAGAATTTTTTAGAAATATATTGAAGGtgtttgtgttaaatatgtactaagAATTATGAAGAAGATAGACAGAAAATACTGTCCTCTACTAAGATGCGTGAAGAGTAAcagatttttcattaaaatagaaaatgtaagAAAATCTTCTTTTGCTATCTGTGTTGTATGTGTTTTATTTATGGCCAGTAtacacatatatttgttttaatatttaagataaagtaaatttaatcatttttgtattgtcaattaattgttttacatttatatattacaaTTTAGA
The window above is part of the Mytilus galloprovincialis chromosome 4, xbMytGall1.hap1.1, whole genome shotgun sequence genome. Proteins encoded here:
- the LOC143071389 gene encoding tyrosine-protein phosphatase non-receptor type 9-like isoform X2 — translated: MASASLSTEEEKEVKGFLEYVNKIREREKAEPLTWNTAVKFLMARKFDKKRAIDLYINHEITRKKEELLHIDSNDELLLKEVATEKLTILPGRDKHGAAVALFTARLHQPRDSTHQIVLKGLLYQLDAALESKDTQRHGLVFIYDMTDSKYANFDYELCTKILSLLKGACPARLKKVLIVTAPLWFKAPFKILQLFVREKLRDRVYTISLQQLHLHIPNESLPQHLGGAIMNSHPAWMQICYKVSTKQSVDLDTYFFPCRNTRQGSVSQRSLSSEISDCMIISDIESEESKETISEKHSSEEKEKEEKMIIDQEKEVTVEKHDTCANGSIKRRHDSDVNNADDNKQQNSNCNDNINEDESDIPPKKRPSSTSTNIIEDTNHMNEVTGMTVEQLVKHLKKTRRKGLYTEYAHIKMEPPSGTFNISKAKYNLPKNRYSDVLCYDHSRVKLPAIVEGDPSSDYINANYVGGYKQDSAYISTQGPLPKTFGDFWRMIWHCHVMVIVMTTRVVERGRMKCGQYWPMEEESEEQIEEFIVINTGIEQHHDYTVTGLFLHNTKSGESRHLTHIQFTSWPDYGVPRTGTAFLDFLFRVRSCQADATKRLGSSWKGHALGPPIVVHCSAGIGRTGTFMTIDISLRQLEDTHKVDIKETVRRIRSQRAFAIQMPDQYVFCHLGIVEHALRQGDIEDLDLAGFDDSDSESDEI
- the LOC143071389 gene encoding tyrosine-protein phosphatase non-receptor type 9-like isoform X1: MNNSGRILNINPREEVKGFLEYVNKIREREKAEPLTWNTAVKFLMARKFDKKRAIDLYINHEITRKKEELLHIDSNDELLLKEVATEKLTILPGRDKHGAAVALFTARLHQPRDSTHQIVLKGLLYQLDAALESKDTQRHGLVFIYDMTDSKYANFDYELCTKILSLLKGACPARLKKVLIVTAPLWFKAPFKILQLFVREKLRDRVYTISLQQLHLHIPNESLPQHLGGAIMNSHPAWMQICYKVSTKQSVDLDTYFFPCRNTRQGSVSQRSLSSEISDCMIISDIESEESKETISEKHSSEEKEKEEKMIIDQEKEVTVEKHDTCANGSIKRRHDSDVNNADDNKQQNSNCNDNINEDESDIPPKKRPSSTSTNIIEDTNHMNEVTGMTVEQLVKHLKKTRRKGLYTEYAHIKMEPPSGTFNISKAKYNLPKNRYSDVLCYDHSRVKLPAIVEGDPSSDYINANYVGGYKQDSAYISTQGPLPKTFGDFWRMIWHCHVMVIVMTTRVVERGRMKCGQYWPMEEESEEQIEEFIVINTGIEQHHDYTVTGLFLHNTKSGESRHLTHIQFTSWPDYGVPRTGTAFLDFLFRVRSCQADATKRLGSSWKGHALGPPIVVHCSAGIGRTGTFMTIDISLRQLEDTHKVDIKETVRRIRSQRAFAIQMPDQYVFCHLGIVEHALRQGDIEDLDLAGFDDSDSESDEI